In Spirosoma aureum, a single genomic region encodes these proteins:
- the atpG gene encoding ATP synthase F1 subunit gamma translates to MASLKEVRARITSINSTQQITKAMKMVAAAKLRRAQDNITQLRPYAKKLSQMLGTVSAGAETASESPYKQARPVERVLLIVITSDRGLCGAFNTNVVKAALTVIDEKYASQARSGNVEIMAIGKKGAEAFQRRGFKVNTSHVDAFGSLSFATVRTAAEEAMNGFANGRYDVVEVIYNEFKNAAMQIVRTEQMLPIVATEAPAGSTAPAINYIFEPSEKEIITELIPKTLKIQLYKAVLDSNASEHGARMTAMDKATENAGELLKELRLVYNRTRQAAITTEILEIVGGAEALASA, encoded by the coding sequence ATGGCATCACTAAAAGAAGTACGCGCCCGGATAACATCGATCAATTCAACGCAGCAGATAACCAAAGCCATGAAGATGGTAGCGGCTGCCAAGTTACGTCGGGCCCAGGATAACATTACGCAACTCCGCCCCTACGCGAAGAAACTGAGTCAGATGCTTGGCACAGTATCGGCGGGTGCAGAAACCGCGTCAGAAAGCCCCTACAAACAGGCACGTCCTGTTGAACGGGTACTCCTGATCGTTATCACGTCGGATCGCGGATTGTGCGGGGCGTTCAATACAAACGTTGTCAAAGCCGCACTGACTGTAATTGATGAAAAGTATGCGTCGCAGGCTCGTTCGGGTAACGTCGAAATCATGGCCATTGGCAAAAAGGGGGCAGAAGCTTTCCAGCGCCGGGGCTTTAAAGTTAATACGTCACACGTAGATGCATTCGGCTCTCTGAGTTTCGCTACCGTACGTACTGCCGCAGAAGAAGCCATGAACGGCTTCGCCAATGGCAGATACGACGTTGTAGAAGTCATTTATAACGAGTTCAAAAATGCGGCCATGCAAATCGTGCGAACAGAGCAAATGCTGCCGATTGTGGCAACAGAAGCTCCGGCAGGCTCGACCGCTCCGGCCATTAATTACATCTTCGAGCCATCGGAAAAAGAAATCATTACTGAACTGATACCGAAAACGCTGAAGATTCAATTATACAAAGCCGTACTGGATTCTAATGCTTCGGAACACGGAGCAAGGATGACAGCCATGGATAAAGCGACTGAAAACGCTGGAGAGCTTCTGAAAGAACTCCGACTGGTTTATAACCGGACTCGTCAGGCAGCCATCACGACCGAGATTCTCGAAATCGTGGGTGGTGCCGAGGCTCTGGCCAGTGCTTAA